The segment ATGCCCGCCCGGCGGCACCTACGCACGGGGGCCGATCTGCTCACCGCCCTAGGCGTGGCCCCGGGTGCGGCCTATCGAGCGGCCCGGGTGGGGCGGGCCGCGGCCGCTCTGCCGGCGCTCACCCGGGCTCAGCGACTCGGTGGGATCGGGATCGAATTCGCCGACGCCGTCGGCAAGGGCGTCAGCCACATCGAATCCCGGGTGGCGTTGGCCGATGACGAGCGCGCCGCAGTGATCACCACCCTGATGGTTCAGAGCACCCCGTCGGGGGTGGACAAGAAGGCCCGCGGGATCGCCATCGCCAAAGCCACGACCCAACCGGTCGACAACACGGTGCCGGTGGCGGAGAACACCGACCTCAACGACATGAACGTGGCGCAAACCGGTGACGGGCGGGTGGCGGCCACCCTGGACCTCGACATCCTCACCGGCGAAGAACTGCTCGCCGCCCTCGACCCGCTATGCCGACCCGTCCCGCTGCCCGACGGATCCCCGGACCCCCGCCCAGCCGGGCGGCGCCGCGCCGACGCCTTCGGGCAGATACTGCGCACCTACCTATCCAGCTCGGGGCGCCCGACGAGCGGTGGGGTCCTCCCGCACGTCACCCTCATCCGCCCCACCACAGCCGGTGTGGACTGCCTCGGGTTCGGCGGGCCCATCACCACCTCGACCGCCGAGCTGATCGTCTGCGACAGCACCCTGACCGCGGTGACCGTCGACCACTCGGGCGCACCCCTGGATGTCGGGCGCAGCGAACGACTCTTCACCCCCGCGATCCGCAAAGGCCTAGCGGTCCGCGACGGCGGCTGCGCACACCCCGGCTGCGGGCGACCGGTGTCCTGGTGCGACGCCCACCACATCACCCCCTGGGAACACGGCGGCACCACCAGCCTCGACAACGGCGTCCTGCTCTGCCGGCTGCACCACACCGCCATCCACCACGGCGGCTGGCAGGTCTACCTCGGCCCCGACCGCCACCCCTGGTTCATCCCACCCCATGCCCCGGGCACACCCGAACCCGAGCATCTGCGATCACACGCCCGACGCACCATGACCTACCTACCCACCGCCGCATAACCACACCTGCACCGCACCTTGACAACTGGACAGAGAAAACCGCCCGCACAGCGGGTCCGGCGGCACAACACCCCGCCGGACCCGCCACCACGGATCGCGCCCCTACGCCGCAGGGTGAAAACTAGGCCGCCGCTTGCCGCGGGGTGACTAGGCCGCCGCTTTGTCTGCCTTCTTGGTGTCGGACTTCTTGGTCTCGGACTTCTTGGTCTCGGACTTCTTCTCAGTGTCCGGCTTCTTGGCCTCCGAGGTCTCGGACTTCGTCGCGTCGGCCTCGGCGTCGGCGGCGCCCGATGTGGTGGGCGCCGGCTTCTTCTTGGGCGTGAGTGCATTCGTGATGTCACGCACCACGTTCATCAAGGGGTTCTTCTTGACCGTGGGCTTCTTCACCGCCGGGGCCTCGTCCTCGCCCTCGGGTGCAGTCTCGGCCGGGGTCTCCGCGGGGGTCTCCACGGCAGGCTCTGCGGCAGGCTCTGCGTCAGGCTCTGCGGCAGTGGGAGCTTCGTCGTCGGCGGCTGCCTCCGAGGTCTGCTCGGCCTCTTCGGTGTCCGGCGCCGCGTGCTTGGGCGCCAGCCCGGAGTCCTCGGGGATCGCTGCGCTCGGGTTGGCGGCGTGCTTGCCGGTCGGGACGTCACCCTCAGGATCCACCGACAGCGTGACCAGCTTGGCGTCGGGGTCCGGCAGATCGCCCGCCGCGGCCGCGAGGGTGCGCGCCGCATTGGGTGCCTGCCGACTCGACTGGCCGGTGAGGCCGGCCGCCAGGTTGTCCAATCCGGCCTGCAGACCCGCGGTGAGTCCCCCGAGATTCAGTCCCTTGGTGAGGGTTTGGATCAGCTTGCCCAGGTTCTCCAGGACGTTGGGCGGCGCCGCGGTCGGCTTGCCGCTGATGAACTCCTTGTGGAATCCGTTCACCAGTGAGGTCATGACGTCGTTGAGGGCGCGCCCCCAGTTGACGTCCGGGAAGGACATGAACGGCGTGGCCGTGTCCGGATCGTCCAGGGTGCGGGTGTAGGTACCGTCCGGGTTGCGCACCACATCGGTGTAGCCGAGGTTGACCAGACTGGTGAGGGCGGGCGCCAGAGCATTGGCCAGCCGGATGGGCAGGGTGCCCAGCGTTCCGAAGCTCACCATGTTCAGCAGATCACCGGCCAGGTACAGCGGTTCCAGCAGTGGCAGCGTCTTGGTGGCCAGGGTCAGGTAGACGTTGACATCCAGCGGGCTGCCGAGATCGAGTGCTCCGCTGACGGTTTCCCCGACCTCCTCGAGGATCTGGTCCAGCGCACTGTCCAATTCCACGCCGCGCAGAATGTAGGACGCCCCGATGGTGCCGGCCAGCAGGTTGTTGAACAACGTGAACGGATTGGGCCAGGCCGCGAAATCCGAATACGGCTGGTACTGGACGGTCGCATCGACCTTGATCGGGACGAGGTTCGCCGCACCGAGCTCGATTCCGGTGCCCAGCACCGGGATTCCGGTGCCGGCGTTGGTGGCCTTCACATCTGGGGTGATCATGTCGATACCGAGCAGATCGAACAGCGGGTAGAACCGGGCAAGCATGCCACCGTTGGCCCGGCCGACATTGTTGGCCAGGATCATCGGCAGCAAGGTCAGGCTGCCGAGTGGACCCCCGCCGTTGGCACCGACCCGAGGCTGGTTGCCGAGGTCGGCGAGCGCCTGCTGGTACGCCGAACCGGCCGCCATCGCGCCGAACCCGTACCCGATCACGATCGGGATGCGGACATCGATGACGTTGAGGTCCGGCAGATTGATGTCCTCGACACCCTGCAGCACCGCGGAGATCAGCGGGCCGAGCAGCGGGATGTTCCCGACCGCGTCACCTGCCAGATCGAGCACCGCGTCCAACAGGTTCTCGACGCCGACCTCCAGGTAGGGGGTCTGGTTGATGGCGTCGGCCACGGCATTGGCTGTGCCGGGCGTCCACCCCAGGTCGAGCCCGGCCAGCATCTTGAGCAGCAGGAACGGCTCACCCGGGGTGATGATGTTGACACCGGGGATGTCCAGGCCGGCCAGGTTCAGCGGATCCGACAGGTCAAGTCCGACCAGCCCCAGCACCGCCGACAAGGTGATGTTGCCCTGGGCATCCGTGATGTTCAGCAGGTCGAGGATGTTGATCAGCAGCGGGGTGACCAACCCGCCCAGGATCGGTGTGAGCACCGACCCCAGATCGATCGGGATGGCACCCAGTATGTCGTCGAGAAACGCCGTCGGTATCTGACTGAGCAGGTTCTCGATGTTCAGGCCGAAACCGCCGGCCAGGTTGACGCCGGCCAGCGCCCGCTCGTAGGCGGCAATGAATTCCTGGAAGGTGTTGTACGCGGTCTGCCCCGAGCCCGCGGTGACATCGGGCAGGGTGCCGGGTGGACCGAACGGGCTGACCGAGGCGCTCAGGTCGACCGGCTGCTCGACCACCCGCAGGTAGTGCTGCTCCGGGCGAGGCAACGGGGTCGGCGCTGCCGCACCGACGGTCAGCGCTGTCGCGGTCGCCGTCGCCGCCGTGACGACAGCCAGCCTCCTGGTGTGCTCCGCCACGTTCCGGTGTTTTCCAGCCATCAGCCCCACGCCTCCCCCGCCTGCCCCGTGCAGTTCCCTGCCGAAACTTAACATTCAAGATCGCGGGGCTGGGGCGTTTGGTCGGTAATCGCCGAATGGCTAGGTCAGGGCTGGCGCATGACGGCTCGCAGCACCCGGTCCCTCACGCGCACAGGCAGGTTCGTCATCAACGCGATCTGCAGGCGCGGCCCGGCCCCGACAACGTAGCGGGCGCGCGGACGTTTCGCGGTCAGTGCCGCCCGCACCACGTCGGATACCTTTTCCGGTGCCACCGCCAACCTTTGCGAGATCGGCACGGCCTTGCGCATTCCGCTCACATGCCTGCCGTAGAGATCCCGCTCGGCGGGCGTGAGTGCGGCGTCGACATCATCGACCATGCTGCCCGCCGTTCGCCACATGTCGGTGTCGGTCTGTGCGGGCTCGATCAACACCACCGGTATCCGCCACGGGCTCAGCTCCATTCGGAGAGCATCCGCGGCGGCCTCCAGCGCGAACTTCGACGCCGCATAGGCGCCGATCAGCGGTGTGGACATGCGCCCGTTCACGCTCGAGATGAACACCACCCTGCCGTGGGCGGCTCGTAGCCGGGGCAACACGGCTCGGGTCACGGCGAATTGCCCGATCACGTTCACCTCCAGCTGGGTGCGCCACTGCTGAGTGGTCAGGGTTTCCATCGGTCCGGCCATCACGATGCCGGCGTTGTTCACCACCGCATCCAGCCGGTAGGGCAGCGCATCGTCGAGTGCGGAGATGTCCCCGTCATCGGTGACATCGAGAATCACCGCCGAAATACGCTGCGGATCAACCGCTGTCAGGGCCGCGCCGTCGGCATCGCTGCGCACGCCGGCGATGACGTCCCAGCCGTGGGCCGCCAGTTGTTCCGCGATGGTGCGGCCGATACCTCGGCCGGCCCCGGTGACCAGGACTGAAGGCATGCGATCAGCCTATCCGCTGCCGGGTTCCGCCGGCGCGAAGAGGAAGATCAGCGCGGCCGTCGCCACCACGGCGGCGGCCAGGCCGATCACCGGGGCCACCACGTGCAGAGTCAAGGTCGCGCCGAGCACCGCACCCGCGCACATCGTCAACACCACTGTGTAGCGCAGCTTCTCGCGCTGCCCGCTGCCGCCGGCAAGCCTGCTGTCGAATCCGATGCCGACGATGGTCTGGGTCAGCACGGTGGTGCTCAGTTCCTGGATCCCGAATTGGCGGGCGGTTGCATTCTGGATCCCGAAGGCCACGGCGAGCCCGGCGATCAGGATCAGCTTGGTGTCATCGTGGTATCGCAGCACGCCACTGCCGGCCAGCGCCGCGAGCACCGTCAGCAGCAGCACCTCCACCGACAAGGCCACGGTGACCCAGCGGCGCTCCGCGGGTCCGAGGTGGCGTACCAGTCGACCGCCGATCACCGCCCCGGTGATGAAGCTGACGAACGCGACCACCGCGGCCAACAGGTCCACCCCCGAATGCGGCACGAACCAGAAACCGAGAAAGATCACGTTGCCGGTCATGTTCGCGACGAACACGTGCCCGAGCACCAGCACGCTGACCGCGTCGACCAGCCCGGTGGCAAATGTGAGGAGCAGCAGCGCTGCGACGGTGAACTGTTGCGAGACGGGCGATTTCATGGACGCGCGGCCGGTAGCCGTTACAGCCTGGGCGTCAGATCCAATGAGGTGATGGCGTTCATCTGGGTGATGAGCCAATCGGTGCCGCGCTTCTCCATGTTGAGCCGGTAGGACAGGTAGCGCAGCGACGGGATGTTCTTGGTGACCGGACTGGTCGCCACCGAGTTGGTGTACACGATCGCCGACGCGCTGTCGGCGTCCAACGATTCCACCGCGGCGCCGAGCACCTGGGTGTTGTTGGACACCTGGGCCTGCTTGTTGGGCGCGGCGATCGCGTCGATGTACTTGCGGTACTCGGCCTGGAAGTCGCCGCCGAGGAATTTGGCGGCCCGATCGGGCAACGTCTCCATGTCCTCGGGTGTGTAGGTCCACAGTGTGGTGATGGCATCGGCGGCGGTACCCGCGATATCCAGCTTCACCTGGACCAGGGCCCGGTCGGTCAGATACGGCGCCGCGTTGGCCCCGGCGAAGGCGGCAGCGACGACGAACAGCGCGGCACCGGCGAGGGCCGCCATCTTCGCCCCGCGGCCCGGCGGACGATGCGGCACCAGGACGGGCTCGGCAGGCGCCGCCGCCTCATCGGGTGCCTGGTCGGATGCGTCCTCGGGCATCCCGTCCGACGCCCCAACGGAGGCCCCGGCGGACGCCACATCGGACGCGGCCTCGACGTCGGCGGTGGCCTCGGTATCGGCCCCGGTGGTCAGATCACCTGAATCAGCCGGCTGATCTTCCACTGCTGTCCCTCCTTGATCGCCGTTGCCACCCAACGACTTCCGGTCTCGATGGTCTGCTTGCCGTCCGGGGTGGTGGTGGTCATCTTGGTGGCGACCAGCACGTCGGCGCTGCCGTCGTCATTCCACCGTTGCACACCCGCCTCCAGCACTTCGCCGTTGGTGGGCTCATTGCGGGCCACCTGCAGCACGATCTCGTTCTGCTTCTCGGTGAACGTCTTCTCGAACTCCCCGGTGCCCTGTGCCAGGATCCGGTCGGCGTAATCGTTGGCGTTGAAGGGATCCAGCGTCGTGTACGCCCGCATGAAGGCGCGCACATAGCCCAACGCGTCGGCATCGCGCACCTGGGTTCGCCGGTCGGCCTCGTGCACGACCGTCATGAACGTGGCCAGGCCCAGCGTCACCGCGGTCAGCAGCGCGCAGATCCCGGCGACCAGCGGCAGGCCCCAGCGGGTGGGCGGGTCGACCGGCGCGTGGAAGTACTCGGGTGCCTGCGAGTCGACGACGCGGCGCGGGCTCATCGGCCGCCCCCCGCATACGGCTTGGTCAGCACGGACAGATTCTGCACCTGCCACTGATCGCCGTTCTTCACGAAGTCCGCGCGCACCGTGGCGGTGATGAACCGCATGGCGTTCGGGTCGCTGCCGCGCTGCCCCTGCATCGCCAACAACATGGATGCGGTGGTGGTGGTCGGGGCGGGCTGCTCCAGCACCACGCTGTTGACCGCCCAGTACTCGTTGGACACCAGCGGGGCCTTCTGCAGCGCCTCCTGCTGCTCGAGTAACTGCGGCCGGTAGATGTCACTGGCCAGCGACTGTGCGCGGGCGAAATCGTCCTTGGCGGTGTCCGGGGCGTAGCTCAGCACCTGTTCCACAATGCGGGCGCCCTGGGCGGCGATCTCGTTGCGCGCGGCGTCCAGGGCGCGTTCCTGGCGGTACACCACCAGATAGCCGGCGGCGGTCGCGGCCGCACACAGCAGCGTGGCGACCACCAGCCCGATCGCCACCGGGCGGCGCGGGTCACGAGTCGGTTCACCGACCCGGTGCACCTCGGTGCGCAGCAACAGGTCGGCGAGGGTCCGGTGCCGCCGGTCCCACAGCGGCCACAGCCAGCCCAGGAACACGGCCGCGGTGTCCAGCAGGTGAGCGATATCGCGGATCAGCAGCCGCCCGGTGCCCGCGGGCGCGCCGTCGCTGCTCCGCACCACCCGGATGCCGGTCACGGCACGGCCCACGGTCCAGCCGGTCCGGGACGGCAGCACCCAGCGATTGACCATCATCGCCAGGCCGACCAGGACGGCCACCCCGACATAGACCCACCACAGCCAGCCCATCAGCGGTGCGGTCCAGGCCAGCAGCGCCAGCGTCACGATCAGCGCCGCACCGAAGAGCACGTCAATCCCGAACGCGCCGGCGCGGGCACCCCAGGACGCGGGTACCGCCGGCGCGACCGCTTCGGTGGTCTCGGTCTCCTCGAGCACGGCCGTCACGTGGTGACCTGGACGAGGTTGGCGATCTTGTAGGTGCCGTCGGCGCGTTGCATGGTGACCCGCAACCGGTAGCCCTGTTCCTGGTCGGCGGTCTCGGAGTTCGTCACCTTGGTGCGCACCGCCACGAGCACGTCGACGGAGCCGTCATCGTGGTGGCGTTCGACGGCGGCACGCAGATCGGCCACCTCGACCCGGACATTGGCGGCCTGGTAGGCCTCCATCATCATCGAGCTGTAGAACACCGCCTGGGCTCCGAAATCCCCCGTCGCGCAATCGACGATCTTGGCCTGGGCGGCACCCATCGACGCAGTGTCGGGTGCCTGGGTTGCCGTCACACAATCCTTGGCCGCCTGCAGCGCCACCGCATCGTCGCGGGCGATCTGATCGCTCTGGGCGTTCGAGCGGGACAGCAGATACCCGCCCGCGGCCAGCGTCCCGGCCGCCAGGAAGAGCACCAGGCAGATACTGACGAGCCAACCCTGACCGAAGCGCCCGTGATTCGGCTCCTCGATGATTTTCGGTTCTGCGGACTCCGCCGGGGCGTCCACGGGCGATGCCTCCGCCGCCTCGTCGGCAGCGGTGTCGTTCTGGTTGTCGGTGGGGTTCAGCCGGCTGGTGCCAGCATCTCCTTCCATCCGCTATCTCCTGGGTTACTCGAGTTGGTGACGGAGTACTTGACCCCATCGGGTCCGACCACCTCACCGCTGGACGGGCTGTAGACCGCCGATGGACCTGCTGCCGGAGTGTAGATGCACGGGTTGGGTTGCTGTCCACTGCAGGTGACCGTGCCCTGGCCAGGTGGGGTCAACGGGTCGCTGGTCGGCAGCGTCGACTCCGGCGGTGGGAGCTGGCTGGCCGGCAGCGGGTTCATCCCGTTGTTGATCGACGGCGCCGGAATCACCTGACCGGGGTTGACCGGCTGGGTGCAGCGCGCACCCGCGGCGGGGCAGTCGACGATCTGGTTCGGGTCGCCGTACCAGGGGTTGGTGCCCAGCGGCACGTACGGTTCCTCGCTTCGGCACTCCCGCGGGGTGGCCGCCCGCTTGCCCGGCACATCGGCGCACGGGTAGTTACGCGCACCGCGGACCGCGTTGGGCGCGTCCTTGGGGATCTTGCAGTACAGGCCCTCCGGCAACGGGTCGGTGGAGGTGTCCGCCGGTGAGCGCCACTGCGAGGCCGGCAGGAAGCCGGTCAGGCAGGGCGGCGGGCTGTTGATTCCGAGGGCCAGGTGAATCAGTCCCTCCGGCGCGAAGATCGTGGACGTTTGCGCGATCGCCGCGCCCTGGGGCAGCACCACCAGCACCTGCTCGACGTTCTTGTTGTAGCGCTTGAGCATGTCGATGACGACTTCGAGATTGGCCAGCGTCTGCGGCAGCGATTCCTGCACATCGCTGAACACGGCGTTGAGCTGATCGGCCGTGGGTGCGGCCTGCTGCAGCCCGCTGCGCAGCGCCGCGTCCTTCTCGGCGGTCTGGGCGGTGATGGTGTTCAGGTTGGCCGCCCACCGTGAGATGGCGTCACCGGAGTTCACCTGTGAGTCGATGATCGGCCCGGAGTTCTCGACGATATCGGTCACCGATGACAGATTCTCCCGGAAGTCACCGGCCAGCGCCTGGGTGCCGTCGACAAGGCGTTGCAGTGACGGCCCGAGACCGCCGACCGCCTTCGCCGTCTCGTCGAGCAGGACACTGATCTTCTCCGCCGGCAGCGCCGCCAGGCCACGCTGGGCCGAGTCGAGTGCCGGACCGACCTCCGCGGGCACCCGGCCCTTGGTGATGGTGTCGCCGTCGTTGAAGTACTGCCCGGTGTTCTCGGTGGAGACCAGATCGAGGAACTGTTCACCGACCGCCGACACCGAGTGCACATTGGCGACCGTGTCGACGGGCACCCTGGTGCTGTCCTCGATGTTCATCGTCACCCGGGCACCCTGTTCGGTGGGCTCCACCGAGGTGACCTTGCCGACGGTGGTACCGCGGAAGGTGACGTTGGCCGTCTCGTACAGCCCGGCCGAGTTGGGCAGATTCGCGTACAGGCGGTACATACCGATGCCGGCGTAGGCCGGCAGCCGTAGGTAGCCCAGCGACAGCACCACCAGTGCCACCACCGTCAACGCGACGAAGATGAGCAACTGGGTCTTGATCATTCGGGTCAGCAGCATGCTCTACTCCGACCTTTCGATCAGCGGACCGCCGGGCGCGTTGTTCGGGTTCGGCGTGAACCGCACGTCCGGGATCATCGTCGCCGGATCCCGGCCCCAGGCCTGTTCCAGTGCCCGCAGCATGCCCGAGATACCGGTGCCCGAGAGGAAACCGTTGTCGATGGCACTCAGGGTGAGGTCGATGGTGACCGACACGTTGATGTAGTCACCGCGGATCGCTTTCGGGATGTTCTCGATGTTGAACGGCACCGTCAGCAGCAGCTTCAGCGCACCGACCAGGTACGGCGAGGCCTTCGCCAGCTCCCGCAGCGGGCGCTGCAGGTTCTTCAGGTTGGTGTTCAGGTTGGCGTTGGTGTTGCTCAACGTCTCGTCGGCGGTCGCGCTCAGCCGGCCCAGTGCGGTCACCGCATCGGCGAACAGATCCCGGGTCTCCGCGAAATGCTGGATCAGCGGCGGGAACTCGGTGAGCACCCGGTCCAGCGTCTCGTTACGGTCGGCGACGATGGCAAGCAGCCGGTCGGTCGAATCGATGGCCCGGGTGATGTCCTGGCGCTGCTCGTTCAGCTCGAAGGTGAAGGTGTCGAGCCGATTCAGGAACTCCCGGATCTCACCGGAGCGCCCCGTCAGGATCGCGTTGACCTCATTCTGGATCACCTCGATGTTCGGGATACCACCGCCGGTGAGGATGCCCGAGACGCTGGCCAGCGTCCGCTCGATGGTCGGGAACGCCGACGAACGCGCCAGCGGGATGGTGTCCCCGTTGCGCAGCGGCTCCGGCGACGGGGCCTCATCCTCGGGCTGGTCCAGTTCGACGTGCTGTGAACCCAGCAGTGAGGTCTGGCCGATGCGGGCCACCGCGTTCTGCGGCAGCTCGACACCGGGCTCCAGGTCCACCGTCAGCAGCGGCACCCAGTTCTTCAGCTCGATCTTGCGCACCCGGCCGACGAACACATCGGCCACCCGGACCCGGCTGTTGGCGTTGAGCGCCAACGTCTCCGGCATCTGGATGTAGATCGTCGAGTGCCCGGACTGCGTGCCCGGCCCACCCGGCAACGGCACGTTGGCGATACCGCGCCACTGCCCACAGCCACTGAGCATCAGCCCGGCCGCGGCGAGCGCGACCGTGCGGATGCCGAGTCGTCTCCAGTTACGGCTCATCACGCGCCACCTGCCTCTGCGGGCAGCGGAGGCCCGGGCGGAGCCGGCGCAGCGGGTGCTGCGGGCACGGCCACCGCCGCGGCCGGCGGCGGATCACCGGGGATCACACCGGGCGCCGGGATGGGCGGCGGCCCGGGCTGCGGGTACCACGGCGGCGGCAGCGGGGTGTTCTCGCTGTACGCGTTCGGCGGGCCGGGCAGGTTGCCGCCCGGCGGCACACCGAAGGCCGGCGGTGCCGGCGGCGGCACGATATCGGGCCCACCGAGCAACGCAGCCAACGAATCCGGAGTCAGCATGTTCGCGGTGAACGGCTGCACCTCGACGCCCTGCATACCGGGCGCGACGATCCAGCCCGGCTCGTGGTTGCCGTGCGAGAACAGGGTGTCGCGGGAGAAGATGCCCGGCACGGTGGTGTCCTTGTAGCCCGGGGGCGGACGCAGCCGCGGCTCGGAGTACGCGATCTGCTTGGGCAGCGTCATCGCACCGGCGGCCAGGTTCGCCCCGAACGGGATGTAGTTGAACTTCATCGCATCCATCACCGGCGCCAGGTACTGCGCGCACAACTCCGCGGACTCCTGGTAGCCGAGCCGGCTGCCGGCCTGGATCGAGCTGCAGATGAAGTTCAGCGGGTTGGAGAAGTTGGTGACGCCGGGCAGCACGGGCAGGCTGACGATGCCGCCCTGGTTGGGCGCCACCACGTTGACGACGTTGGCGACCAGGTTGGGATAGGCGTGCAGACCGGTCTCCAGGCCGTCCCGGGGTTCGGGCTGCAGAATCGCGTTCGTCACCTCCGCCAGGTTGTTGACGTCGTTGGTGAGCGGTGTGCCGTTCTCGTCGAGGAACTTCCGGGTGGTGGCCAGCACCGAGTTCAGATCGTCCAGCGCGGTGGCGACCTCACGGTCGGTGTTGGTGAACGAATTGGTGAACTGCGCCAGATCATTGTTGAGCGCCACGAACTGCTGGTCACTCTTGTGCAGGGCGTTGACGAAGACGGCCAGGCTCTTGACGATCCCGACGAAGTCACCGCGGCCCTCGTTGAGCGCGCTCACCGCGTCCGACAGACCCTTGAGGGTCTTGTTGAACTGTTCGCCCTTGCCTTCGAAACCGTCGGCGAACGATTCGACGATGTCACCGAACGGGCCCTTCGGCTGCTCCGGTGTCGGCCCGAGATCGGCCAGCAGCCGGGTCACCTGATCGCGCACCTCGTCGTACTCGATCGGGACCTGGGTGCGGTCCTCGTCGATGACCGCACCGTCCTGCATCGCCGGCCCGCCGGTGTAAGGCGGGGACAGCTGGATGACCCGCGACGCCACCAGCGACGGGTTGAGGATGGAGGCGCTGGCGTTTTCGGGCACCTTGTACTTGCTGTCCCAGTGCAGGACGACCTTCATCCGGTCGCCCTCGGGTTCGATCGAGTCGATCGAGCCGACCCTGACGCCCATGATGAGCACCTTGTCGCCCGGGTACAGCGCCAGCGCCTGCGGGAAGTAGGCGGTGACCGTGGTGGTGGTCAGCTTCTTGTAGACGGTCCAGCCCACGGCGGCGGCGCCCACGGCGACGGCCAACACGATGGCGCCCATGATGACGGCCGCCTTCGAGAAGCGCGGCAACTGGATGTTGCGGATGTTGAAGATCGTCGACATCTACTCGGCCCTATCCCTGAGATCCGGGCGGAAGGAACGGCGGGTTACCGGGTAGCGGCTCGGTGCCCACCGGCGAGAGCTGCTGGCCCGGACCGGCCGGCGGCGGCGGTCCCGGCAGCGGCGGCGGCAGCGGCGCGCGACTCGGAATGGGTCCCGGCGGGG is part of the Mycobacterium adipatum genome and harbors:
- a CDS encoding virulence factor Mce family protein, translated to MSTIFNIRNIQLPRFSKAAVIMGAIVLAVAVGAAAVGWTVYKKLTTTTVTAYFPQALALYPGDKVLIMGVRVGSIDSIEPEGDRMKVVLHWDSKYKVPENASASILNPSLVASRVIQLSPPYTGGPAMQDGAVIDEDRTQVPIEYDEVRDQVTRLLADLGPTPEQPKGPFGDIVESFADGFEGKGEQFNKTLKGLSDAVSALNEGRGDFVGIVKSLAVFVNALHKSDQQFVALNNDLAQFTNSFTNTDREVATALDDLNSVLATTRKFLDENGTPLTNDVNNLAEVTNAILQPEPRDGLETGLHAYPNLVANVVNVVAPNQGGIVSLPVLPGVTNFSNPLNFICSSIQAGSRLGYQESAELCAQYLAPVMDAMKFNYIPFGANLAAGAMTLPKQIAYSEPRLRPPPGYKDTTVPGIFSRDTLFSHGNHEPGWIVAPGMQGVEVQPFTANMLTPDSLAALLGGPDIVPPPAPPAFGVPPGGNLPGPPNAYSENTPLPPPWYPQPGPPPIPAPGVIPGDPPPAAAVAVPAAPAAPAPPGPPLPAEAGGA